The sequence GCCCCTCACTCAAATGACGGGCCGTCTATTTCGGTTACTATCATTATGGTGTGCTTTTGCACGTCTGTCGTGCAGCAAATACTTTGGTCAACGCTGAGCTCGCATACTTCTGAGAGCGCTATTTCGAGAATGAAAGTGCGCTTCTTATAAAATTTGGCCAGATAGGTAACTTAAGATGCCTGTGCCAACACTTCAAATTGTTAGGCGTTAGGGAAAGAAAAGCCATCTTACTCAAACACCGCACGCATCGTGTAacaaattgtgttttgtgtctgtCGCTTGACTTGAAGTCGGCGCTCCCTTGTAGCTGTCGCGCCGTAGTACTTACACCAGTATGTCTGACCAACTATCTCAAGCAATAGCTCTGCTACACAAGGTACGCTATGAAGAGATGATATAGTTCTAATTTTCTCATAATAAACATTCACAAGGTACGCCATGAAAAGATGATATAGTTTTAATTTTCTCATAATAAACATTCAATTAGTCCCTGCATCATCCCATTCTGCTCTTCCTTGTGCACGTTCTGTTTTTCGCTAGTTTTCAACTTCAAGCGAGCCCGAGAAGCACACGTGATGTCTCATTTGCATCGTATACTCAAATATACCGACCTTGAAAACAGCCAGCTGATCAAAACAGGCACAATGAGGATCGTGACCCCCGACGAGTAAGCTTCGTGCATCCAAGCACTGACTGTGGTCACAGCGTCCCCGAAGGCCCCCTGCAGCCATTGAAGGCTCTCAGAGCGCGCTAACGACCGCAGAAACCGCTCGTGCAGGGTCGCCCCTCCCTGGTGTTCATGGGCTGGGCATCTGAGTGATGACACATTACAGACGCGATGAGTTGTACTGAAGTAGAGGTGGGCTTTTAAACTTTGCGAAACGCTTCAAAAGTGAGCGTTTCACATCATCGCTGCTCGCATCACTAAGCAGCCGATCCCGGCCAACCTCAGGGAAGCAGTGGTTCTACTTCGCCATATACAAATTGCATCAACGTATACGCCTGGCTGGCGACCGGAGCTTAGGAAAACACTACGGTGGTTCAAAGCACATCTTAGaatatatgtgaagcgaagcATTAGTCGCGCTTCTTGTATTAAATCCTATACAACTCCCGGCGATTGAGAAACTGCGCTTATTTTCATCCTACGCATTGTGCAACATCATGCAAATGCATATGTATATGTACCAGAGAGGCCTCACCATTTATCTTATGCAATTACTATATTTATGTATTGCACGGCTCCCAGCCTATGCCGAAACGAAAACAGCAAGTCAGGCAGATGCCAAGTGTTGAACGTCTACGCAAGTGATGTCAATGAGACGAAAGCGATgcatgatgcttgtcgagaggaAAGTGGTCATGACGGGTGTGCACCGAGAGAACACTGATATTCATCTAGTTACGGTTAGGTATTCAGTTCGTAtctcttgtgtcacagtggccGAACACAATGTGGAGAATCGCCCGAGAATTGGTACATACTTAATGGCGCATACCGCCctgataaacaaaaaaaaaaaagacgaagtgGATCAAAGAATATTCTGAAGCTAATTCGTTCTTTCATTAAGATGCCAGTGTGCATTACGCATTCTTATGAGCCACCATTATATGTTTTCTGAAGCAACTTGTGTTTTGTTATGCAGAACATCAGGCGCACTTGCTGGCACTATATTTGTGTTCAGAAAACAGGGGTTATACAAGTCATACAAGATATATGTAGTTATATATAGTTACATATACGTAGGTATATTAGTTGTATGCAGTTATGTTATACAAGTTAGCTAGCACTTCCATTCGGCTCGCATATAACCTTCCTGTATATGTCCACGGATATATCGGCCGAGATTTTGACTCACTTAAGCAGACCGCAGCAGCAACGTCGAACACGGGAGCACAGGCATGGAACACTTCGCTTTAGAATAACGCAAGTTTGACCCACATGTTCGAATCAAAGTTTTAGCGAAGCCGTTAATACAATGATTTCAACTCAAGGCAATGTGTACAACTGTGTTTATTTTCATTATATGCAACGCGTAATGTCATGCAaagtttatgtttatgcactgcatCGTTCACAGACTATGCTGAAAAGCAAACGCCAAATCATCCGAATACACAATGCGAGACGCCCACGCTGCGATGTCACGAGGACAAAGACGATCTATGGttcttgtcgagggaagaatggtatGACAAGTGTAAACACAGAATTATGCTGCactaaaatgcaaaaaaattggATGAGTTGGTGtgcattcataatggtaacagcgcgaacaaaacaAAGACGGAGTGAAATggcacaggacgagcgctgactcacaactaagtttactgAAACACACACACTAAGGAATACAAGCGACACAGGCGATCACATGGCCAAATGTTGTTTGGCAGACACACACGCATGCATGTGTCTGCCCATTGCCGACAATGTAAGCGCAAGCCTCTGCTTAAAGAGACAACAATTTTGTTTAAGCATACTGATGCATCCACCAGATTAGTCGTGGAAGTAGCCCACATTGAGCGAAAGGGCACGTGGTGCATTCGCCAGCCTTCGATAGCGCTTTCTCAGCAGGCATTATTTTACTGTATAGCTGGATGCGGTAACAGATTCTGTGTATCCAGGTGGCCTGGTTGTGCGTTCCTCGTTTGGCCGTGTGATCGCCTGTGTCGCTTGTATTACTTGGTGTGTATGTTTCAGTAAGCTTAGTTGCGAGTCAGCGCTCGTACTTTGTCCTTTCACTCTGTCttcgttttgttcgcgctgttaccattatgaatgtaAGCAAAGAGATGTGAATTGTCTAACCATATTTAAGGATTCTACAGTATACATCTCTTGTCACGCTCCCACATACACAGCTAGGTGCAGGCCGACCCTACAGCAACTGCCATGCCGAACCCGGTCGGGTAGGTAAAGAAAGCTCCGAATTGTATGCCGCCTGATCCTAAGGCCGAGATAAAGCAGCGCTTACAACTCTTCCGAAGAGAACGTGACACGTTTGTACGTAAGGGTTGACACAGCGAACCGGTAACGGGCTCGTCACTGAACACAGCCCTTGCAAAGAGGCCTTATGTTGCATGACGGAAGATGACAGGTCTCCTCCTTTTGTTTATTGAAGCCGTAGGACTACTCGACCAGCAGGCTATGCTAGTTTTCAGTGCGGTAGTTTGCCAGTGGTAAAATAGCTTGTAACACGTGACACGAGCCCTGCAAACGACGGCGGCAACCCAGAGTATACAATGCCACTGAAAAAAATCAACACCACGCTGGAACAAATCGTTTAATGGTATTCTGCTCGTATAACTGATTGTAATAACGTAGCAGCAATCGACACTGCGGAACTTTTCATCTCTAAGGTCTAAAACGGTTACAGCGGACAAAACAGGAAACAGCATATGAAATACCACACGTTGGCGCTGTTTATTTTGTAGATTCTAGTGCTTGTTTCGGGTTCGCGATCACCGTAATCAACCATTAAATGAGTGTTCCAGGTGTTCTGATGATACTGTGAGCTTTGCCAAAACATTTATCACCCACTTTATTCTATAGTATCCAACATTAGGATGAAGCTAACACATTCTCACGCGATAAAACTTTCGCAgcgtaaaacatttttttcagaaATTAAAGATTTATATAAGCGTGGTCGTCTCATGGCCGACAAAATTACAGTGTGGCTAAAACTGTGCTTGAAAGAGGATCAAAGGGCTTTTGTCTGGTTAAAACACATAACGAATGCCTTTTAGGTCATTTAGACATCGCGCGGAAGTCTCAATGACTCAAAAGTCTCAAAAAATATCGTTTCGCACGCGAGGGCCAACCGAACATTTCCAGATAACCGTAATGAATGTTTAGACACCCGACGTTTAGTCTATGCAGCGTGGCAAAGAGAACACACAAAAAGACCAACTGAAAAAGAAACGCTTTTCGAAATCATGATCCGATAACCAGAGTGTATCGGATAAATTATTTCAGGAATTTTATTTATGTGTTTCGCAATGCTCCTGCTAGAATGTTGTGCTCGCATACCTAATCTTTTCGCCGAAGAGTACTGCGGCGTACTTGATCCACCAAGGTTGGCCTGGCACCTCCGCGAGGGCGGCAGCCATGAGGAAGCGCTCGTGGAGGGTCGAGTCCGCAAAACGCTTGCAAACTGATGATGAACAGGAACGGTAGTGAAATAATCACTCTTTTGTGACATATCTACAGAAAACAACGTAAGGAAGCGCACAGATGCCTTTAACATTGAATTCAACAACAACTTAGCAGCAACAGTCGACAAAAAAAATTAGGGCTGTTTGATTTCTGAACGAAAACTAGGTGGCCCTTGAAGCTGCGGTTGGTGATTGCTTCAGGGACAATGAATGTAATCCCAAACAAGTGTGCAAGTAGTGCTCGATGATAGCAACAGGTGGCATGACTAGAGCAGTCACTGCATTTCTTATTCTTTTCGCAGGTCATCCGCCTGAATTCTCGATCGTTCACATTGGGACATTCAGCGTTGAGAGGGGCACGGAATCTTCTGCAGCCGAAAGGCCGCGTCGCTCACAATGCTCGCCTTTCGCTCCACTGGAGCTGCTGCCGGCTCTTGAAATGCCACGAAAATAAGGAAGATGAGCGTTATTTTACGCCTAGCAGCACTTGCTGAATATACAGGGCGTTCAAAAGTAAGCGTTATGGTTTTcataaaattaggcactgggaggcacgcgaagaccacctgtgcaactAAGTTATGTAACTTGGGGGACACAAAGTAAGATTAtcattatcgctgtcagcagcccaattaacaaaaattcaataattaagttttgttgactgcagtaactgagtatgtttgtattgaaaagttagaggcagtcgtgctTTTACACattatcagttggaagaattcttctagcgtgtctgcgCTCCCAGATATCCGACTCCACATCTTAATTGTCGTTcacatgattacgcatgcaagagacttagcatcggcgcaaagctcctccctgaatTGACGTGGCTGTTACGTGCGACGTTTAGTCTGACGACGGGGCGGAGGCATTGCACAGGCATTGCATgctcgcacaagcaaacatgaacacatttcactcaatgaccgcggaaactcgttgtcaaaacCCTAGAGCTAGGAAgcgtgacagcagcagcgagctaattgacctatcgtgctgcgtctcgcatcaacgtgaaTTAAGCCGCCAAAACAAAGCGCGCGGTGGACTCTGTCCTCCTCGCAGATGGATTTCGAGATACAGCAGCCCGGAGTAGAACGTTCCCACCCCTCGCCTTCTCCTCgccccgaagccttgcgcgcgacggaagacggcgcgcttcctcccgatTTCCTCGCTTGCGTGAGCGAAATTGAGCGGCCGATCGCTGgttcatcctcgcacgctttcacttcgcacatagagcatacggcCAACACCTTCTAGAACTGTTCTAAGGGGTGTtgatacggcgcgcggcgacaattctatcgccgttggactttacgcggaacctcacggcgacaacGATGGCGCCGGTATAAATGTGCCTGAAGTGTccgtataatttctatcgcaacagAAGACTTTTAAGCACTCGAACACACTTAAATACAAGCTCGCTCTAGCAACCAACATTGAGGCAACAAATGTTTGTCGCAACATTGCGTGCCTAGATAGTAACATGCAGGCAGAAAGGATATTGGTAGAAGCTTTACCGAATTAAATGTTTAGTAGCTCTCACTAACGTGACTTACGAAAAGGTAGTATGTTTATTGATGCGGTGACTTACCAATTACAAAACGTAGTAACAGTTACGAAGACAAGCGCATTATAATTACCAGTAATAAGTGTTATTTGGTTTATCATTAGGCGTCTTTTACATTGCATTATTAGTTCGACTCCATAGTAAAAGCATACGAAACTAAACAATCTAAAACTTAGCCATGGTACTTATTGATGAAGCTTACCAGGGTGCTACTTATGGTACGGCTTGTGGTTCAACCTCGGGTAACTGTGCACAGAAAGTCATGCACAAACGGCAAACGAGAACAGCACACATGCCGACCAATAACAAAGTTACTACACGATATATACTTCATAAAAGATTTCAAGATTTCTTATAGAAGTGCCTTGGGTAGGCACAGATAGCACCGGTAAATACCCATGTATTATGAATCGACAATTATGAACCTGTAGTTTTATAGAGTACGATCTGCAATGCGTGTGTGACGAAGTAGCATATAACTCTTAATCTGGCATTGTTAATATATACATGGCACAACATAACCACATAAACACATGATAGACAATGGCCAACACGAGGTAGTAGACTTTACTTAGCAGCTTTGGAGCTTAAGAGGTGAGTTATGCTAGTAAAAAAGTAGCAAAAGGTTAGTAAAGGTACGACAGAGGAAGTACCATAAGGTACTGATTGACGGTATTGAGCGCATGCGCGTATGGTATGTACGTACAGTATGCACGTAGCGGCAATAATATCGTGACAGCAGGACGGTGACGCCGATGTAGTGATTGCGCTTCGAGCGCGTGTTTAATTAACACTAATATAAAATTTAATTACGGGTGCCACTCTACCATTAAAGTACAGCAAAGCGGATGGCAAGAGTGCCTCCAGACACATATAGCATCACAACAAGGTGGCCATAGGTGGCAGATTTTGTCAAAAGCCATTGCGCATACTTGAACGAGGAGAAAGAgggttgaccgaggggcccgccgttaataatcatatcataagaagccaacaatacaagtgatttcccctatgttgttcttggtgttttttttttttttgttggcttcttatgatatcatgCATACTAGTCACACATCAACATGACACTAACGTGATACTGAGAGACGACAAGGTGATGAGATGGGCTGGCAAAATTGGCCATGTACAGCTCGGAAAAACGAAGGGCGTTTGATTTTTGCATGCATTTGTAAAAAATAGGATGCTTCAAAATTGGACCGACTGGGGAAGCACGTTCAAACATTCTTGAAACTTGTTTAAGTAGCGTGTTTTCGCAACTTCATAACTGCATGCTTAGAACAAGCCGCTATGTAAAAGTGCTATCACGTGGCATTGATCTAACTTTCCGTTCTCGAGAGTATCTACATGCAAAAGTGTGAAAGCCGCATTTCTGGGTGTCTATTATGATGTAATTTTGACACCTTAAATCAGTTTCATGTTTTGCTAGAGCTGTTACCTTCGTTTTTACGTGTCATGGAACCTAAAGTATTGCGCCAGATTCACGATCTTGGGAAACACTCAGCGCCAAGGCTCTACAGTGATTGCGCAAGACATTTCTGTGCTCACCAGCTACTGTCGCATTCTCTTGGCGGTCATAGTCGTTGGCTCTGACTGGGTCTTGCGACGCTGGTGCACCGTCGTTACCGGCCGGCCAAAGGAACAGGGTTCTGACCCAGTCTACAAAACCGAAGTTCTGGTGATCTTGTCTGTTTGCCTCGCCCGCGGGTGCCGACATCATCACACAGACCGACACGATGATACTTTGAACGAGAACCATCGTACTGTTCTCTCTGTAacgctcgtcgtcttcttcttgtgAGCACTCGGGCCGCTCATGGGAGACACTAACAAAAACACCATCAATGTTCGACTGCATTCTCTATTTGCTTGCGTACTAGGCTTGGCGCAAGGCATACGATGTGAAAAAGATTGTGTATACCAAACAAAAACATGGAGATCTTTATGAAGCAGGTACTTTGAAAATGCATTCGAAGAGAATCTTTTTCCGCAGCTAAAAGAttgcagaagaaagaaagaagaaatttaGGCTAGGAGATAGCTAGTAGAAATGTCAAATAAATTATCTTTATTGAATTGGCTTTTCTTCTCCTCTCTGAGGAGGAGGGCATTGGAAATTCTTATGTGCAAACATCGGCTGCCCTTGAATGTTCGAGCGATATTACCTTCTGAAGGGTCTGTACTGAGGCACACTCGCGGCATTGGGGCAACACAATGGAAACCCGTATTCGTTACTCCAACAATGAGAGtgttgttgaagttcctgcatgaCACGGCAATAGACGAGCGGCTTTAGTAGGGCCGCTGTGTAATGTAAATGTTGATGCAGAGGTACAACAACCTAGATGTTAGTGGCCCGTACCCACATAGTGGGATTGGCCGCGAACCGGGTAATTCAACAGAAAACGAGAAAGAAGAAACGTGAAAGGATGCAAAGACAATTTGAGATTAGGTAGATGAGAACCAAGATATGTATTGTTGATAATCATTTAATGAAAATGTGTATCGTTATGCGCACACGTCCACTCCTATCCTCGTCCACCGTCATTCATCCcggtactttcactccccttccctcgtGCCACTGCAGGGTAACAAACCAGAGAGGGCCGGCCCAGGTCGAATTCTCTGCGCTTCGTGTGAGAGAAATGTATATCTTGTATTCGTTTCATTGTTTATCACCTTTTGGCAGTTATTTTGTTCGTttgcacgatttttttttctccgcctcTGGCTGCTCACACTGGTCTTTTGGACATCATCTTTTTATTTATTAAGTTTTACAAGCCGAtctatttatttgtttagttACTTAAATCAACTTCCGCTTGCTTTTTTGAACGATTTCTCTGTACCCAATTCGCATTCATTTGAATACAAATGCGTGAGGGCATGTAATGGTCGATCAGCTAATTCCTAAGGAGTGCTGTGGGATCTCCATTACCTATTTGCTTAAACCAATTTGCACTCATTTTTTCTGCAAACTGCTACACGTGGAAACAAAAATGATTATGATGCAATTTTTAAACAACCTCATCTTTGTGCAAGATCAACGTGTAGTTCTTCCGCATCGGCGCTCTAACTGTCGGGGTCATCATGTTGGGCACGATCGTCATGTCCTTAACAATCCACAGCGGTGCCCGGCAGGTTTACAACGAGAACTCCACCACCTTGATCAACGCGCCGAGCGTCTTGTTAACCGAAACTACTACGTCCGGTATCGAGGGCGTCGAATTTCATTTTGTTGTTAATTTGGTGATTAATGCCACCAAGCTCTGAGAAGGGAACAGTCACATGGGCCGAGTGTTGCGATGCTTTCATCAACAATCACTCAATGCAAGTGGGGCAAATGTCTATGGGCCGTCATTTCTTCTGTAGTATCACTGCTGACGtcgcacaagaagaaaaaaagccacAAGCAGGACCAAGAAATCAATTATGTGATAGCCTTTTTTCTTCTCAGACCTAAACATCGAAAAGCTGTCTTTCAAAACTACAAAACTGAActacagttttctttcttttcacattTGCCTGCTATATGAGCTGCCatgaatgcgattttttttttcagattgcgTAAGCCACAAGGTGTGAGAAATTATTGTGTCTTCTACTAATATTGCTCAAAATTGTTCGTAGATGTGCCAGCAGAGATGCAAAATAGCAAATGAGAGTAGTTCTCAAGTGTGTAAATTAGTTACAAAGAGGTGAATCTGCTAAGCAGTCAACTACATGTAATTTCAATACAACCTTGTAATATACAACATTAAAGAAAGCTTGTGCAATTTGTTTTAACATACAGCTTTATTGGTTGAAGAGCCATAATCCATGAAGCCAGTTATAAATCAATTAGGTTATGTATTGTGGTAACATAGTAGCTCTGGATTTTCTTGCACTGGCACACGCTTCGCTGGTTCAATAAAAACTGGTGAGGGTACATGGCAGCGTATGGTGCAGCACTGTTCGGTACAGCTTTACG comes from Dermacentor andersoni chromosome 9, qqDerAnde1_hic_scaffold, whole genome shotgun sequence and encodes:
- the LOC129384030 gene encoding uncharacterized protein isoform X1, producing the protein MMSAPAGEANRQDHQNFGFVDWVRTLFLWPAGNDGAPASQDPVRANDYDRQENATVAVCKRFADSTLHERFLMAAALAEVPGQPWWIKYAAVLFGEKIRCPAHEHQGGATLHERFLRSLARSESLQWLQGAFGDAVTTVSAWMHEAYSSGVTILIVPVLISWLFSSNRVMKLLHHGEAWFEWSFATCRNWLQFKPKPVTVVAESSHSEASPTGKKVPDGDPRYDVITLPFDEPIKECATTIGVAAAARLGTSGTTPRESGSQGDVSDDAAPKLPK